CTTATTTATTCAAGTTTCTATTCTGGTCCACTAAAAAGCAAAAGTTATAGATTCCAAACTTTTAATTTCTGTAGAAAAAGTCTACTTAACGCACTTGAAATAACTTCTCAaatgcttaaaaaaaatatatatatatttttgaacaCTTAGAAAGCAATTTCAAACAAACTCTCTTACAGAAGTTGTCTTGAATCGACCAATATAAAATTAAAGTCGACCAAAAGAAAATTACTTGCTTACACATCGACTTGTGTAGTTTGTTTCTGTTTCTACAGATCTATTTTAGTGCATTGTAGCTAAATATATTCTGTACGTATCTTAGAGCTGCTAAAAAGATAACTCACACCAGAAAGTCAATAGGAGCCCCGGCATGTATTTTGCtcatatgagtacttgaattaAACTTTATAAGTATAAAAGTCTCAAATCCACTACATAATCAAACAAGCAAAAACATCcgaatgttcaaattcaattaaatatttattcaaagagagaagaaaaaagtgGAATGGAAATATGCTCATCCACTCGCAAGAATGTATACAAGAATCGGAACTTAAACCcacaaaaatattatttaaccCCTTCATTTAAGTTAAGAATTGAACTTGTTAAAACAAATGTTTTAAAGTCAAATTCCACCCAACAATTAAAGTCTATTTGTAAActatttgaattttagtttttaatttttgaaaattaagtttataaatactacCTTCACCATTGTTTTGACTAAAAAGTCAAGTCACTTCCACCTCTTTCCTTATTTGGTTATTCACTTCCTAtcatcatttttaaaaagtCAAGCCACTTGAACTCTAAAAAAAACGTAGTTTTAAAgcccgtttgataactattttggttTTGAACATTGTGTTTGTTTTCTTACAACTTCTTTATCATAATTTTTATCTTACCTAATAAAGACTAGATTTCTTGGCCAATTTCCTAAAACATAAACTACTTTTTACTAGATTTCTTGGCCAATTTCCTAAAACATAAACTACTTTTTTCTACTTTTCAAAACTTAGtctttggtttttaaaaacaatGGTAGGGGTggataacaaaataaagaaaccaATAGATGGTAGTAGAGTTTATaagctaaattttcaaaaaccaaatagttatccaATGGGGCCTTAGTATAATGAACTTTCCTCCCATAAAAGTTCAgcaacaaattaatttaataaattatcatTAGCGAGGGTCTAGAAGATCGAGTTGATTAAACAAGAACATCAACCAAGGCAAGGCAAAACATTCTGTGCAAGATCAGGAACACAAATCAATTGTTAATTGTACCATGTGATGAGAATCAGAGAGGTATATACGAACCTCAGACAGTCAGAAACGGAATGAAGGGCAGCTTTAGTTGCAGTATAAGCACCAGCCCATGGAAGAGGTGCCAATACGGTGACACTTCCCAGATTCACAATCTTCCCCTTTCTTCGTGATGCCATGTGAGGAACCACGGCTTGAATCAATCTCATAGTCCCTGCAAATGCAATTCCCCAATTTATAAATATGAGTTTACCATAATACAATAATCCACCcctttcaatatatgaagtgTTCTCATTTTCCCCACCTCTGACtctattttctatattttacaGTAATAAACAAATAGCCTGGTTCTAACGCATACAGTACCAAAAGCTGATGAACACAGTAGAACAGAAGACAAGATGATATAGCCTTCAGCGTTTGTAGTTACAAGGATTGAATCAAATGTTAATCTCAAAACAATATCCAAACTCGAACCAATTGGAAATCTAAATTGGGGGGCTCAGCCAGTTCACAGTTTCAAATCCCTAGTTTTGACATAATTCGATTCTTCTAggatgaaaatgaaatgacgaatcaaaattaaaatacaattaACTTCACTGATCGATAATTTGTTAGAATCTCACCGAAAACATTGGTATTGAAGGCATTCTGCATAGCGGAAAGAGGAACCTCGGCAATTGGGCCAATACATTGAATGCCAGCGTTATTCACCAAAATATCGATTCGACCGAATTTTTCGATGACAAGAGACGTTAATCGCTCAACGCTTTTGTCGGACAGGACATCAAGTTCTTGTAAGAAAAATCTTGGATCGTGCTCCAGGTCCGCCATTGAGGAGCGGGACCTGCTGGTTGCAACTACCAAACAGCCCTGATCGGCGAAGGCTAGGGCGAGGGAGTGGCCTATGCCTCCGTCGGAACAGCCGGAAATGACAACCACTTCCTTTCCGGCGAACTCCATATCGCTTTATCTACTTGGAAAATGAAGTGTCGGCCTCCGCCAGCAATTGATGAACGAAGCTTACGCCGGCCACCACATTAAACCGCTACATAAATCGGAGATTGGAGCGTTGCGTAGCAATTTTGCCAAAACAATTTTTAAGATAAGCACCAAAGTTCGAAATATGGATGTGGATCTGAATATTTTGATCtccattttattaaaatatctaTATGAtgtaaatttcataaaattttataaacattAATCGTAATTCTTATAACCAATTAATGAAACTATAATTGCTATAACCCATTAATGAAACTTTAGTTGTGGTATTTAAAAGGTTGAAACGACTTACTTAggctataattaattatttttattcattatttttatgaaataagACAACATTTACATGTATATTGTAAATGTCATTGTAgagcataaatttaaaatataaataaaaaaaataattaaaaattatataaagtttggatggtaaaaagaaaaaagctcACACAATGTGAAATGACATAAacatttaatgaaaaatgtttgaataagattaagaataaatataaCTTCTTTCTGGTAGTTTtctcaatttcatttttcttagaAATGATAGTTTCAGATTGAAAATATTAgtgaaaattgacaaaaattgaaaattagaaaaagtagCTCATTAAAAAGTTTCATCGTCATCAGAAATGATATTGACATGGAAAACTATACAATTACGTGTGtaatcaaaatcataaaattgaaaaacttaaaCTGAATTAAcctagttaattaaaaaaaccaaaattttcttgaaattttctcaaggaaaacataataaaaatgtcttaaattttgttgaaattgagggaaaaacaaaattttccttACTGAAATTTTGAGGCCTTTCGAGATTTCGATGAGAATTTTACACCATGGTTAGCACATGGGTGAGGGATTTTTTAGGTAaagatttgtttgtttttttctaaTGGTCACAAATAgctctcaattttttatttttcacaaatGGTACTTTTTTCACCCATTGTTTTAATGTCGCATACGGAACATCTACAACATTAAGCTAAGATCGataccaaaattaaaattttaaaaaaaaaatgtgtgaaaCTTATAATCATATTAGTATAACCCTAAACTTTGgttaataaatcaatttagactcttttctcataatttcaaattatctATGCAATATTATATTGCTTACAAATAGATGTATCTCTTAAATTTTATCATGTATCTTTTATTATTCATCAAAGCCATATTGAATGGATTTTTTTGTATCAATATTGGACAAAGTTCACATGAAATAAAGGATCTCTTTGGGGACCAATATCCTATGTCGGGAGATGATATAGTCCCTATATGACTACTTGATCCACTGATATACCATCTTCAATTTTCACTTCCTTCAACATGTACATAGTAGTAACCCTCATTTAACAACTCCCTCAGCTTCTCCACCCCCACTTCCTATGTCTCCTCCCCTCTCATACCCGATCGTTACTATCGTCACTCTCTCCTCCCTTTCTATGATCCACTTACCTTTTTATTTCTGTAttcttttattgaatttatttcataataCTTCGGGTGTATTTTTTTCCACTATATCCATTTTATTAAGAAACTATGGTATTTTAATCTAGTTCCATtaggggtggtcattcaaatcacaaaaatcgaaccgaaccaaaccgaAAACTTAGTGAAACCAAAAAATACGGTTTGAtccggtttgaagaaattttgaaaccgaatCGAACAGCTTTTaacaacgatctgagattaaccggctaaactctttaacccaattaaccaacattcattaactactaggtcattccactaaagcctagtagttgcattcccctcactgtatAAATATTTtcgtccactcaatataaccataattaataAGTCAACATTTCACAGGTTGCTTATAATAACGGTTAggtcaaaagttttttttacccccgatgaacaatttgtttgtgatccaatcactaaaccaagtccctctcgagccaatgagaggatgtgacccattattcaagacccggagtcagtacttaaggaaacATCCTCTCTAcgatccctaaaagcgggtagaagTAAATTttatcttgtaccctatgtccccagctatctccttagtcttatccctgaaataggagcttattgagtcgacattGTTgggccaaccctcacccatgcaaatctaatgaTAATTCAAATAAATAGGAGCTCATAGTacgctcaggattaaggtcaagttacctaagtcatcactttgaaatagtcagtattAAAcggtaaacaacgttataaagtaagagtgacttatttcatggtccggtcttatacaaactatttgcaCAGGACGTctccactcgcatatctccacatgaacagtttaggatcacatcgtttgtactaaatacaaagtggatcgcatctgatagtgtccccagaataaggtacccaaccttatccgtatactatagatcgttttagttatccactcttatgtctccacataaagtccaagtaccatgaaatagtcatggatcttagtttaatagatttaggttctttctaaaatgaaatgagcaattcatacattcaatgacaactttattgaatatacctcaataacatctttattgataacagaataagtttattgtttacaaaccaagagttttaggacataaaatccaacaaatataaacattgttggagttgatgcaaTAACTTCGCAGCAAAAGGAGGATCACCCTAAGTTGGCGCATGAGCGCATGGCAAGGAACACAGGATGCATTGATGTTTGCCAACATACGCCTCAACGTACTTATAGTCACCATTAGAGTTGATGCATTAACATGACAACAAAAGGAGGACCAATGTGTCACACCCTAAGTTGGCGCGTGAGCCCATGGCAAGGAATGTGGGACTTATTAATGTCGGCCAACATATGTCCTTACATACCTTATTGTCACCATTACAGTTGATGCATTACCTTCATACCAAAGGGAAGACTCGTGTGTCACACCCTAAGTTGGAGCATGGGTGCATGGCAAGGAACGATGAGCGCATTGACGTCTGTCAATATACGTCCCAACGTACCTTATAGCCACCATTAGAGTTGATGTAGTAACTTCACGGCAAAGAAAAGAACAGTGTGTCAAATCCTAAGTTAGCGTACAAATGCATGGCAAGGAACGAATGACGCATTGATGTCTACCAACATACGTCCCAACGTACCTCATAACCACCATTGTTGAAGTTGGTGCACTAACTTCACAACAAAAAGAGGACCGGTGTGTCACACCCTAAGTTGACACATGGGTGTTTGTGAAAGAGCGTGCCAACATGCCCAACATACCTATAAGGAaacgatttaaaaaaaaaaaaaaaaaattataagtgcACTCTTGGAAGAAGTTTAATTACTTTGAGACTTATCCTTTGGTAGTGATTGAATATTCAACTAAACAAAactatgagaaaaaaaaaatattaagttagcaaaattagaagaagaaaagagtttttttttttttgaggaaaaagaaaagagctTGCAGAGAAccagaaggaaaaaaatgaaggaaaaaaagagagaagagagagaaaaaacgtaaaagtaagaagaaaaaagaaagaagaaaaggcaaaggcaaaaaaaaatgaaaaaagaaaaagaaaaagaaagaggagGCTTATGaaggaaagagaaaaagggaaaaaaataagaaaaaaaaggaaaaaaaaaggataaaatcTCGATATTAATCTCGACCAGATTGATACTGATATTCTATAAATTTGGGCTCTTACTGAATTTTTGGGCAGATTAACATCAATATTTCTTATATATTTCTCTTAtcttacttaattttttttttggtaaaatatgatatttctccaattttcaaaattacaagTTCATCATTTGAAAATCATTTGGATAATTTGGAAATTCAATATAATTGTGGAAATAGAAATTAGACTGgacatttgaaaattaagcaaatatttgatataatattccTAACTAATTtgtagaaaatttgaaattatataagatttgatacgaAATTTGAGGagtttaaataatatttgaaaatataatagaATTTTGGGaggttaaataatatttaaaaaataataatagatcGATGTATAATGACTGAGATGTATCGAGAAGGTCGAACATTTgataagttaaaaaaaagttgattttttaattaaatctcaatAACCGATCACGTTCGAGATGGATTGAGAAAAACTATTCTAATAATGAATTTGTAAAAATGATAGTAGTTTTAAAaaagtgaaattttgaaaagacTATTTCTCATAATTTTCTAATGGTGAATGGACTTCCGGTAGCCATTAACCCATAGAAAAAGGGGGACAGATCCGAATCCAAAACGTAGAGGAGAAAAGAGGAAACATTtgcagaaaaaagaaaaaaaaaaaaatcaatttcattgtCAAGGTCTATAGTTTTCCCGTGGGTGATTTTCCtcgaaaattgaaggaaaaaagaagtcgcaaaaaactaataaaacaaataatctTCAACTCTTTAGGATTTGGGTTTGGGATTCTGAATCCAAATTCTAGTTCGAtttcaaaacaaacaaattttgaatCCATTTATCTTatcttatttaaaaattaattaatatgtgACGTTTAAGATAGCTTCTAGCATGAAATTAGGAATAAGTGGTccattatttttcatcaaattcaaCAAATCCGAATTGCGGAgttattcaaaattttccatGAGTTTGCTGGGAGTTCTAAATCTCTAAGTTTTATCTAAAATTGaggttgaaatttcaaatttatctaaaattcCAATTAAATCTCTAAGTTTCATCCAATTCAACCCAAAATTGaggttgaaatttcaaatttatctaaaattaaagtgtgattaatttgattaatttgacaCATCAAATAGGATCAAATTCGAGAACAAatcatttgtatttttattctaattttatctttttcgagattcaccccatatatgtgcataaaactcaaaaaaagatatttgttgaatgagaaattttggatttgTCACATCATTTAccaaattaataaaatcatttagttttggactaattaaaagttgacatgtgtcctaaattgaaattgaagacataaattggtATGTCTCGATGTGTTTTCATCATgatcgttggattgaataaaataatttagtctaatttgatattattatttgggctaaGGGTCCAATTGAGGGGGAAAAAACttaatttgaccaaaatgtcaaatatgtTCCAATTAGTAAAGTCCAtttgagaactctataaatagaggggatCGACAGAAAAATCGACACTCCAAAAGTGTATAAAGAATTCTCTCAATAGTCAGAAGATATAAAGTTTCTTCCACATCCATATCATCAACACTAAAACACGTTTCTCCAAAAATCTTGTATGaatcgttttttattttttttaaatatttattaaatgattTTCCCTTTTTCCGTGAAGGAAAGGTTGTCTCTTTTCAGCTTTTGTAAGTAAAATGGAGATATTGCAATATCTTTGCATTTACTTTATTGCCTCAAGAAGACCATAAGTTTGCTTAATATAAGCTATAAATTATCCAAACCATTTTTTCCATATGGTCCATCAAAAAGTATGATtgtgttgttattattattattatttggaacAGCATATCTAAACTGACAACTAAATTTAATAGTTAGTAGTCAATAATTGAGTAACATATTATTATTGACAACAACAAAGAATGGCCTACGTGTTGAAACAAGAGATCAAAGCTAAATTTTGCCCgacaaaaataacataaaaaaaacCCAGATTCAATCTCCATTTTCATAAGTTTGTGAAATGGCAATGCTATCCCCGCATAACTGACCTTTGGACATATCAATCATCTATTTGGGTATTTACATCTAAACCCTCGTTTCTATCTTAAGAAAAACATTAGTACCAACAATAAGATGTTGTCTCCTTATTTccataaattaaataacaacaaaaaatatcaaatatattatctaAAAATCTTCCCTAAACGTGAATAGGAGATAAAAGGGTTTTTCAAAATGTgattaaactataaatttggTTCATATAATTTTGAGaatgtaaaatttaattatgtagtTTTACAAAACTTCATAAAGAGActttatagtttgataaaattatCCGACCATTTAGGAaagttttttcaaattatagATTTTTCTTATCAAAAAAACCATTGGATAAACTTTAGGATCGCGTAGCTAATTAATACGCATTAATTAACCCGTTCTTCCATGTTAAGAAATTTCAGAATCATTTTGGATTTTCTTTTACAACGTGCGTTTAATGAAGTAAAACCATTTTTCAACAACGCTCCAAAATTCACGCCAAAATTAGAGATGTAGagaaaagataataataataagccATAAATTCTACTTTCCTTAGTTTCATTTCTAGGCAACATCACCAAAGGAAGTTCAAAAATTTACACAGATcggaggagagagagagagagagagaaaaaaagcaCTAAAAACTTCGACTCtgacataaaattttcattcagAAAGTTAAAAGCCAGAGGAGCCCTGTTTTCAGGAATTAGAGGTCGCCAGAACGCCAAATACGGTACCGGGATGGACTTTTTTACTGGATTTGCCGGCGACGGCGGCGCCGTGATGGGGAGGTTTGACGGAGTCATCTCTCCTGCCAGATCTCTCCTGCTCCATCCTCTGAAGTTTTTCCTCTGCTTTCTTTTTCATTACATAAACCCTAGCGCAGCTAGCTCCCATGGACGACATGGTTGTTTTTACAAAGGGAATTGAGAAATGAATGATTGTTCACAATTCTTTTCTGTGggcttttttagttttaatcgGTGGGTTTCAGTGGCTTAAACCCTTGTTGTATTTATAGAGGGAAACTCGTTTGGTGGAAGCCTGGTGTTTCGTTGGCCCCTAGCGTAGGGGTCACATAACCATAACCCCCAATTTGTATACCCTATTATTTCGATTcgacaaaataaaatttaaatcattatcaatttaaactttaaattaataattatatctatttaaactctaaatttttagaattgtatccatttaaatctcaaattaataatgGTGTTAATTTAAACCacaaactttcataattgtatcaacttaaaccctcatgttttatttggatacacttatgaaTGGTCAAGGCttaaatagatatatttataaaagttcatggtttaaattgatacacttatgaaagtttaaagggtttaagttgatacaattatgaaagtttaatatttaaattgatataattattagtttatagtttaaattaatacgaCCTCcaaagtttaaagtttaaattgatataatttttagtttaaggtttaaattgatattgggactaaaataaattttgtatatttggtaatttattatatttaacgTATGATATGATTTGCCTTTACTACAAgttcatttttgttttaatttggtttatGTGATCTACTTATAGTGAGTTTTAGTTTCAATATGGTCTATAATTcgatttgattttttaagttttaaaattttgttgtaattttaataattctaatttgatCTCTATGATTGTAATTATGTGatctaaatatttttggaaaaaattgcaAAACTCATTCTAAAATAGGGTGGTAGTTGTAATTACACtattaaactttataaaaatTGCACACTCgattttctataaaatattaaaattggaaCCTCAAAATTACTATATTTATAGAAATTGGAACctcaaatgataaaaaatgaACCTTAAAATTTTGTTACAATTATGGTTAGTTTGAGGGTCAGATATTAACGTTTATATAAATGTGAGGGTTCAATTTTGTTGATCGAAAGTTTAAAGGTATAATTACAACTATCACCATTTTTTAGAAGTAGTTTTTGCAATTTGCtgaacactttttttttatcaatttgaaatcCTTTAAACTTAATTCAATTCATTAATAAGATTGATGCATGTCATATTGTAGTGGTGtgcatagtttttttttctttagaaaagcatgattttttaagtttaaacatatatgaattaattaattaaatttaatctaaGTTTTCAAACTATAcgaatcaaatttataattaaattaattttatttatttacttcaaGAATCACCCAACTTACATAGTTGACATGTGCTTAACTTTTCAACCATAGTTACCCGGCAATCAATTTTCTGCCTTTTCAAAGGAATTTAAATCAAACTTTgcaatgtataaaatattttagaaatgaAGCAAATGAAAATAGGGacaaaaacaattaatttgGTACAACTTCAACAACTTAGGGTTTATTTGATTGGCAATTCAAATTCTGTATGTTATCAAATTCACTGGATTGAGAGGATATGTGTTTGGCAGACAATTCGCCAACTCGAACtctatttatgaaaattatttttgaattctATGATTCAAACGgtgtaaattctaaaaataacatttttatgtttttcactATATCCATAgttggaattttaaaacttaaaatgcataattatgttaattaaaaataaaaacatttggaAATATAGTATCTCATGTcataaactcaatttttttttattaaaatatgtattataaattaggtAAAGTTACAAATTTGTTCTCTATGATTTAGATCAATTAGAAATTAGTCtatatgattttaaaagttagaatttaatcttTATGGTTTGATATAGGTTACAGTTCATATGGTTTAATAAATACTATTAACAGGGACTATTTATGAAACTTTCATCAAACCATAAGAGTAAATTCTAATTATGAACTATAAAACGTAAATTCTAATTCCTTCCAAATCACATGgtctaaaatttcaatttatcctgtaaattatataatattataaaatcttaattatataaaatttgtttaacataaaacatgttcataaatagactaataatagtttattgtcaaCTATTATTTAATAGTAACTACCACTAATTTGTAATTGTTTAAGTTATAATCTAATTTATGAATTATATtaccaaatatatatttgaaaaatatgaaagacgattttgttttctattaatcttttgttttcaaatttttatactCAGATTATTTATTAAACACATCCTTAATAATTACCATATCCATTATAGGTAAGATTTAAATTCTCACCATCACATGAtgtgaattattttttttaaaaaaataaacaaaatacatAGTTCAATCataccaaattaatcaattaattaatcacaataataCAAATCAATTtatactaatttaaaataataataataaaaaaaggacAATTAAGTAATAGATGCACAATAATGGAACTTTTTAATTCCAAATTCCAACGCGGAAAAAACGGTTGAGAGACAACAACCACTGTTTACCGTTTACCGGGAtggtttttaaaataaagtacaCAGAAAGTGATAAAACGGTGGGAAACCCCAAGCTCTcaggaaaaattaaaaaaggaaaaaagaaaaaaacaatggtTTCTATTCGGTGCGGCACTCACACCACGCCAATTGTGAGGTCGCCCACGTCAGCAAAAGATATTATTATAGTTGGAGGCGGCCATTGTTGTGCTTACGTGTCGGTCGGTTATTGGCCCGTACGTTCACACATACGAAAAAAGTGCTccccgtttttttttttcctccaataCGGAAATTAGATATTGGAGAGATAAGGTCAGAATCTGAATCGTGAACCGTGAAGAcacctttttctttattttcttttgaattatTTGATTTGTCATTATTACATTGCACTTAAAAAGGTTCCAAGTCTATTTCTCATTATGCACCCACTAAACTTGTGCCGACGGATTAATCAATATCACGATttctaaaaaatcaaaagattttTCTTATTGTTCAAATAGAAGATAATGGAAGGAGACAGCTTTTTCCTCCTTTCTTTTATGTTAAATCACCCATTTGACATTAGATATTGTTTCAAATGGGTTTTTATTAAAGTTTCGATTTAATTTTCATGCTAACTTGCAAAAGAAATCATCATACTTTAAGAAACATTTCAACAATTTATCTATATAGACCATTCTCACTTCTAAATCATAATACAATCAATTCACATACTTAATATTATGCCAATTTGGGTCAAACTTAACTAATTTAAACACATATAAAACATTATATTGTTGATGTTAAATCATCGATTGTCTCAAAAAAACTTTAGTTG
The nucleotide sequence above comes from Benincasa hispida cultivar B227 chromosome 3, ASM972705v1, whole genome shotgun sequence. Encoded proteins:
- the LOC120072691 gene encoding short-chain dehydrogenase RED1-like → MEFAGKEVVVISGCSDGGIGHSLALAFADQGCLVVATSRSRSSMADLEHDPRFFLQELDVLSDKSVERLTSLVIEKFGRIDILVNNAGIQCIGPIAEVPLSAMQNAFNTNVFGTMRLIQAVVPHMASRRKGKIVNLGSVTVLAPLPWAGAYTATKAALHSVSDCLRMELKPFGIDVINVVPGAIKSNIGSSAIAGFNQMPELKLFKPFEAAMLARANASQGPKATPTAEFADKTVAAVLKKKPSPWFSYGGYSTFMAIMYYLPLSLKDFIVEALSKRVSDSKK